A genomic region of Bubalus kerabau isolate K-KA32 ecotype Philippines breed swamp buffalo chromosome 10, PCC_UOA_SB_1v2, whole genome shotgun sequence contains the following coding sequences:
- the EDDM3B gene encoding epididymal secretory protein E3-beta has protein sequence MASTLKVLGSLLALLFPLCGLFVYSQNLSWREFMKQHHLSTNWEFSKYKCNDLMRERGIPKDKNYHIFIYTLWHKIVHICMRNWGDRHRNVYIWATYPFEVLKCIRKNSRGNYKDYKSYSYIEFHCSMNGFVDGIEDMRLLEDISN, from the coding sequence ATGGCATCCACTCTAAAGGTCCTAGGCTCTCTGTTGGCTCTGCTGTTTCCTCTATGTGGGCTCTTTGTATACAGCCAGAACCTTTCCTGGAGGGAATTTATGAAACAGCACCACCTGAGCACAAATTGGGAATTCAGCAAGTACAAATGCAATGATCTGATGAGGGAAAGAGGCATTCCAAAAGACAAGAACTATCACATCTTCATCTATACCTTATGGCACAAAATTGTACATATATGCATGAGGAACTGGGGAGACCGCCacagaaatgtatatatatgggccACATATCCCTTCGAGGTACTCAAGTGCATCCGAAAGAACAGCAGAGGCAATTACAAAGATTACAAGAGCTACAGCTACATTGAATTCCATTGCAGCATGAATGGGTTTGTTGATGGCATAGAGGACATGCGGTTATTAGAAGATATCAGCAACTAG
- the LOC129621124 gene encoding ribonuclease 4 yields MALQRTQAFLLLLLLTLLGLGLVQPSYGQDRMYQRFLRQHVDPDETGGNDSYCNLMMQRRKMTSHQCKRFNTFIHEDLWNIRSICSTTNIQCKNGQMNCHEGVVRVTDCRETGSSRAPNCRYRAKASTRRVVIACEGNPEVPVHFDK; encoded by the coding sequence ATGGCTCTCCAGAGGACCCAGGCCTTTCTTCTGCTCTTGCTGCTGACCCTGCTGGGGCTAGGGCTGGTACAGCCCTCCTATGGCCAGGATCGCATGTACCAACGATTCCTGAGGCAACACGTGGACCCTGATGAGACAGGAGGCAATGACAGCTACTGCAACTTGATGATGCAAAGACGAAAGATGACTTCACATCAGTGCAAGCGCTTCAACACTTTCATTCATGAAGATCTTTGGAACATCCGTAGTATCTGCAGCACCACCAACATTCAGTGCAAGAATGGCCAGATGAACTGCCATGAGGGTGTAGTGAGGGTCACAGACTGCAGGGAGACAGGAAGCTCCAGGGCTCCCAACTGCAGATACCGGGCCAAGGCCAGCACCAGACGTGTTGTCATTGCCTGTGAGGGTAACCCGGAAGTGCCTGTGCACTTTGACAAGTAG
- the LOC129621123 gene encoding angiogenin-1 encodes MVMVLSPLFLVFILGLGLTPVAPAQDDYRYIHFLTQHYDAKPKGRNDEYCFNTMKNRRLTRPCKDRNTFIHGNKNDIKAICDDRNGQPYRGDLRISKSEFQVTICKHKGGSSRPPCRYGATEDSRVIVVGCENGLPVHLDESFITPRH; translated from the coding sequence ATGGTCATGGTCCTGAGCCCCCTGTTTTTGGTCTTCATACTGGGTCTGGGTCTGACCCCAGTGGCCCCGGCTCAAGATGACTATAGATACATACACTTCCTGACCCAGCACTACGATGCCAAACCAAAGGGCCGGAATGACGAATATTGTTTTAACACGATGAAAAATCGACGCCTGACCAGACCTTGCAAAGACCGCAACACCTTTATTCATGGCAACAAGAATGACATCAAGGCCATCTGTGACGACAGAAATGGACAGCCTTACAGAGGCGATCTCAGAATAAGCAAGTCTGAATTCCAGGTCACCATTTGCAAGCATAAAGGAGGTTCCTCCCGGCCTCCATGCCGGTATGGAGCCACAGAAGACTCCAGAGTCATTGTTGTCGGCTGTGAAAATGGCTTGCCCGTCCACTTGGATGAGTCCTTTATCACTCCACGCCACTAG